A window from Ornithorhynchus anatinus isolate Pmale09 chromosome X4, mOrnAna1.pri.v4, whole genome shotgun sequence encodes these proteins:
- the LOC100083711 gene encoding olfactory receptor 1D2-like has translation MGSANKTGDSTFILLGLSHDPGQQRLFFVLFLVLYLVTLGGNLLIILAIGTNSHLHSPMYFFLANLSLVDICFSSTTVPKMLVDLQTGRPAISYTSCLTQLYFLVSLVALDNLLLTAMAYDRYMAICHPLRYTTVMSPGRCALLLTMCWTLSVLYGLTHTALMDTLSFCASRGVGNIFCEMYALLRLSCSDTRLNQAMLLATGSLLFITPFLLVLLSYTHIAMAISRVSSAQGKSKAFSTCGSHLTVVSLFYGTLFGVYLQPLSNYSVQDTVATVLYAVVTPLLNPFIYSLRNRDLHQALRKLILRRATVLQ, from the coding sequence ATGGGCTCAGCGAACAAGACGGGTGACTCGACATTCATTCTGCTGGGCCTGTCCCATGACCCAGGGCAGCAGCGGCTCTTCTTTGTGCTCTTCCTAGTTCTGTACCTGGTCACCTTGGGGGGGAACCTGCTCATCATCCTGGCCATCGGCACCAACTCTCACCTCCAttcccccatgtacttcttcctcgccAACCTGTCCCTTGTCGACATCTGTTTCTCCTCCACCACCGTCCCCAAGATGCTGGTCGACCTGCAGACTGGCAGACCAGCTATCTCCTACACCAGTTGCCTGACTCAGTTGTACTTCTTAGTGTCCTTAGTAGCCTTGGATAATCTCCTCCTGACGGCGATGGCCTATGACCGTTACATGGCAATCTGTCACCCTCTACGCTACACCACGGTCATGAGCCCCGGACGTTGTGCCCTGTTGCTGACCATGTGCTGGACTCTGTCTGTCCTCTACGGCTTGACCCACACGGCCCTCATGGACACCTTGAGCTTCTGTGCATCCCGGGGTGTCGGGAACATCTTCTGCGAAATGTACGCGCTCCTGCGGCTGTCCTGCTCTGACACCCGCCTCAACCAGGCCATGCTCCTGGCCACGGGCTCCCTGCTTTTCATCACTCCCTTCCTGCTCGTGCTGCTCTCCTACACCCACATCGCCATGGCCATCTCCAGGGTCTCCTCAGCCCAAGGCAAgtccaaagccttctccacctgcggCTCCCACCTCACCGTGGTCTCCCTCTTTTATGGGACACTGTTTGGGGTCTATCTACAACCGCTGTCCAACTACTCCGTCCAGGACACTGTGGCCACAGTGCTGTATGCGGTGGTGACCCCCCTGCTCAACCCCTTCATCTACAGCCTGCGGAACCGTGATCTACACCAGGCACTGCGAAAACTCATCCTCCGGAGAGCGACCGTCCTGCAGTGA